A genomic region of Erythrobacter sp. SCSIO 43205 contains the following coding sequences:
- a CDS encoding LuxR C-terminal-related transcriptional regulator encodes MHNPDTSNGFERLRVCVFDEKEKRANQLISQMNKSCFSPFASAHLADFTDRIADIALVLVYDNIATPERLMGIARERRSRAVFCAYAEKFDVRRVVKCIRSGLVDYYSLPLDKNFNESLLLAASEKPALPSAMLSNRTPEGEIIKLQNLSSRELEVANWLASGLKSNEISLKLGISGRTVETHTRSIFRKLGFTKREDVIKLKHYF; translated from the coding sequence ATGCACAACCCAGATACTTCCAACGGCTTCGAACGCTTGCGTGTTTGCGTCTTCGATGAAAAGGAAAAGCGCGCTAACCAACTGATTTCGCAGATGAACAAGTCCTGCTTCTCACCTTTCGCATCAGCTCACTTAGCCGACTTTACCGATAGAATTGCCGACATCGCTCTCGTTCTGGTGTACGACAATATCGCAACCCCTGAAAGACTGATGGGGATAGCCCGTGAACGAAGATCGCGAGCGGTTTTTTGCGCCTATGCCGAAAAATTTGACGTGCGCAGGGTGGTAAAGTGCATCCGCTCGGGACTGGTCGATTATTATTCCTTGCCGTTAGACAAGAATTTCAACGAAAGTCTTCTGCTAGCAGCAAGCGAGAAACCAGCGTTGCCGAGCGCCATGCTGTCGAACCGTACGCCTGAGGGTGAGATTATCAAATTACAGAACCTCAGCAGCCGGGAACTTGAAGTCGCAAACTGGTTGGCGTCAGGATTGAAATCCAACGAAATCAGCCTGAAACTTGGCATATCAGGCAGGACCGTGGAGACACATACACGCAGCATTTTTCGAAAATTGGGCTTCACCAAGCGCGAAGATGTAATCAAACTCAAGCACTACTTTTAG
- a CDS encoding IS1595 family transposase: MAEKAVSAAEFFARFPDELACLHHIQQTKYGSHTPCPRCGQFGRWTYIRGTKKFRHTCRKQISTLAGTPFYRSNISLHAVFYAILLFVNSSHGVHSSLLRKHLGLGTKTAHRLGNLIRMHMASLQPLRKLGNPSDPVAIDEVYLRYFRDNKFDALQPKILLGLAHCGQVQCGFIENRTQSELERAVSHFVHPGSRVMTDQWVGYANLRALGFRHSWVNHSEGTFYRNGVSTVEIDTCWAVFRRSLRLYGQIGAGNAWLYLAEMQLRYNFRGRPREAFEFLISNWPAVDGKAGNALRARFEWNAQNLALG; encoded by the coding sequence GTGGCGGAAAAAGCTGTCAGCGCTGCAGAGTTCTTTGCCCGGTTTCCTGATGAATTGGCTTGCCTGCATCATATTCAGCAAACGAAATACGGTTCTCACACGCCGTGCCCTCGCTGTGGTCAATTTGGGCGCTGGACGTACATTCGAGGCACCAAGAAATTCCGGCATACCTGCCGCAAACAGATTTCCACATTGGCCGGTACGCCATTTTATCGCTCAAATATTTCCCTGCATGCTGTTTTTTATGCGATCCTACTCTTTGTGAACTCATCGCATGGTGTGCATTCCTCTTTGTTGCGCAAACATCTGGGACTGGGAACAAAGACAGCGCATCGGCTGGGCAATCTCATCCGTATGCATATGGCCTCGCTTCAGCCCCTCAGGAAGCTTGGTAACCCAAGCGATCCAGTTGCGATCGATGAAGTCTATCTGCGATATTTCAGAGACAACAAGTTTGATGCGCTTCAGCCCAAAATCCTTCTAGGCCTCGCTCACTGCGGGCAAGTCCAATGCGGATTTATTGAGAACCGGACACAAAGCGAATTGGAGCGCGCGGTGTCACATTTCGTACATCCTGGTTCCAGGGTCATGACTGATCAGTGGGTAGGTTATGCGAATCTTCGTGCGCTCGGATTTCGACATAGCTGGGTCAATCACAGCGAAGGCACCTTTTACCGCAACGGTGTCTCCACGGTCGAGATCGACACCTGCTGGGCTGTTTTCAGGCGATCATTGCGTCTTTACGGACAGATCGGGGCAGGGAATGCGTGGTTGTATCTTGCCGAGATGCAGTTGCGATACAATTTCCGCGGCCGGCCAAGAGAAGCTTTCGAGTTTTTGATTTCAAACTGGCCTGCCGTGGACGGCAAGGCAGGAAATGCTCTGCGAGCACGCTTTGAGTGGAATGCTCAAAATCTAGCGCTTGGTTGA
- a CDS encoding LuxR C-terminal-related transcriptional regulator, whose product MASTIPITQVPGHQRQALWKVIIVTRDDETSKSIAALLPEELFECYFDSNLISLPEQPHRPDLVLVEDVGSLLATAFKTRLNKDLQAAICGFSSKASLKKIVTATKRGASDYFILPCDDTFVTRVVVACTRGKEEYANWVKDHKIRVGLTNLSRRQRAVARRIADGQTYKEIAQDLELSPRTVEVHASSIYQSMGGIRRYDLVGMSHCFE is encoded by the coding sequence ATGGCATCAACGATCCCGATTACCCAAGTGCCCGGCCACCAGAGGCAAGCCTTATGGAAGGTAATCATAGTTACTCGCGACGACGAGACATCAAAAAGTATCGCCGCACTCCTGCCGGAAGAATTGTTTGAGTGCTATTTTGATAGCAACCTTATCTCTTTGCCCGAGCAGCCTCACCGGCCTGATCTCGTACTGGTGGAAGATGTCGGCAGCCTACTTGCGACAGCATTCAAAACGAGATTGAATAAAGATCTGCAAGCGGCCATTTGCGGCTTTTCTTCCAAAGCGAGTTTGAAGAAAATCGTAACCGCAACCAAAAGAGGCGCGTCAGATTATTTCATTCTTCCTTGCGATGACACTTTCGTGACGAGAGTTGTTGTCGCGTGCACGCGCGGCAAGGAAGAGTACGCAAACTGGGTGAAAGACCACAAGATACGGGTCGGATTGACCAATCTGTCCAGGCGTCAAAGGGCCGTTGCACGCAGAATTGCTGATGGCCAAACCTACAAAGAGATCGCACAAGACCTTGAGCTCTCGCCCCGCACCGTCGAAGTTCATGCCAGTAGCATTTACCAGTCGATGGGAGGCATTCGCCGATATGACCTGGTGGGCATGAGTCACTGCTTTGAATAG
- a CDS encoding AlpA family transcriptional regulator, producing MAEQTDRKCDNPRRIRRLIRLPEVMRQVGLGRSTIYRWMHEGQFPKPVQLGGRTVAWSQETIDQWIDERINSNAN from the coding sequence ATGGCTGAGCAAACAGACAGAAAATGCGACAATCCACGTCGGATACGCCGTCTCATTCGCTTGCCAGAAGTGATGAGGCAAGTAGGGCTTGGACGCTCAACGATCTACCGCTGGATGCACGAAGGCCAGTTTCCCAAGCCTGTGCAATTGGGGGGACGCACAGTCGCCTGGTCACAAGAAACAATCGACCAGTGGATCGATGAGAGGATCAATTCCAATGCGAATTGA
- the traL gene encoding type IV conjugative transfer system protein TraL: MADKYLVPQRLDDPELIGFWTIDEFAGLLIPFAWGILAQHILIGTGLSALTWFALRKAKRSGASSKLVHAAYWYLPGSFLGLKATPPSHCRLLAG; encoded by the coding sequence ATGGCCGACAAATACCTCGTGCCTCAGCGGCTCGATGATCCGGAGCTGATTGGCTTTTGGACGATTGATGAGTTTGCGGGACTTTTGATCCCGTTCGCCTGGGGCATTCTAGCGCAGCACATTCTCATCGGGACTGGCCTATCGGCCTTGACCTGGTTCGCCTTGCGGAAGGCGAAACGGTCCGGTGCAAGCTCGAAACTGGTGCACGCTGCCTATTGGTATTTGCCGGGGAGTTTCCTCGGTTTGAAAGCCACGCCGCCCTCCCATTGTCGCCTGCTGGCCGGCTGA
- a CDS encoding type IV conjugative transfer system protein TraE, with protein sequence MKSEFAYEEAQRHLKQRNRFAALAGVLGITTMLAVGAAATRDEAIVLVPITTERVELSSGGIDAPYLELVTRDTALMLLNRAPESLDYWMESILKLADPSSRGHLKAELIKIVDEQRGSDISQAFVIAQIHVDPDALTSTVSGTLKTFVGAQVIASQTRSFEFIWQRRGLSLGLSGFRQLPSKEEESQ encoded by the coding sequence ATGAAATCCGAATTCGCCTATGAGGAAGCGCAGCGCCATTTGAAGCAGCGCAACCGCTTTGCTGCGCTCGCTGGCGTCCTGGGTATCACCACCATGCTCGCGGTCGGCGCGGCAGCCACCCGCGATGAAGCCATAGTCCTCGTGCCGATCACAACGGAACGGGTCGAGCTCTCGAGCGGCGGGATCGATGCGCCTTATCTCGAGCTTGTCACCCGCGACACCGCGCTGATGCTGCTCAATCGCGCGCCGGAAAGCCTCGACTATTGGATGGAAAGCATACTCAAACTCGCTGATCCTTCATCGCGCGGACACCTTAAGGCTGAGCTAATCAAGATCGTCGATGAGCAACGCGGTTCTGACATCAGCCAGGCCTTTGTGATTGCGCAGATCCATGTCGATCCGGACGCGCTCACCTCAACGGTCAGTGGCACGCTCAAGACCTTTGTCGGCGCGCAAGTGATCGCCAGCCAGACCCGGAGCTTTGAATTCATCTGGCAGCGTCGCGGCCTCAGCCTTGGCCTTTCAGGCTTCCGCCAACTTCCAAGCAAAGAGGAGGAAAGCCAATGA